TAATACCTGCAGTAACTGTCCTTTGAAAATCTAATCCTAAAGGATTTCCTATAGCTACAGCCAACTGACCAACCTCTAAAGAATCTGAATCTCCTAAATCAGCAACTGGAAGTCCAGTAGCTTCTACTTTAACTACTGCCAAATCTAATGCTTTATCATACCATAATAATTTTCCTGGAAGCATATCACCATTTTCAAATAAAACACTTATTTTTTTAGCTTTACCATCTCCTACCACATGAGAATTGGTAAGTATATATCCATTAGGGTTTACTATAATCCCTGAACCTACTCCTTCAACCTCCCATTCCCATATAAGTTCCCTTTGAACCTGAACAGTAGTTATCCCCACTACAGAACTCATTGCCTTCTTTGCAACTGCTTCTACTGAAGATATATCATCCGAAGGTGTAATATTTATTTGTTGCCCTGTATTGTATGGGGCTTTTCCATCATAATTTCCTGGTACTGGTAATACCTTACCATATAGATATGTTGGTGCAATGTAAGCACTTATTATTCCTCCAACAATAGCTGCAATTAATGCAACTATGAAATAAGAAAAAAATCCCCTTTTTTTAGGTGGCCTTTCATAATACATTAAAATCCCCTCCTATATTATAAGCTATATACTTTAGTTGCTCTATCTCTATATGTCAAATCTAAAGTAATATCTTTATGTATATTTATTCCACAATCTTTCACAAAACTACCTACAGTTTCATGAGCTAAATATGGAATATTGTTTTCTTGGCTTAAATGTGCTAAAAGTATTATCTCCCCATTTCCTAATAAAACCTGAGATAAAACTCTACCTGCATCATCATTTGATAGATGTCCCTTAGTACTTAATATCCTTTTTTTTAAATACCAAGGATACTTTCCATATTTAAGCATATTTACATCATGATTTGACTCTAATAGGTATAGAGAAGAACCTTTTATTATATTCTTCATTTCATTATTTACCCATCCTGTATCAGTCATAATAGTTATTTTTATATTTTTATAAAAAAATATGTAACCAACAGGATCACAGGCATCATGAAAAATTTTAAAAGGGTGAACACCTAAATCTGCAATTTCAAAATCCTTATCTGTATGTATTATTTTTATATTTTTATTATCTATTTCCCCTATCTTACTACTCATATTTATCCAAGTTCCTTCATTAGCAAATATAGGTATGTCATATCTTCTGGATAATACTCCTACACCTTTTATATGATCCATATGTTCATGAGTTACAAATATGCAATCAATCGTTGAAGGACATACACCTATAGAAGATAATAAATCTTCTACCTTTCTACCACTAAAACCTGCGTCTATTAATATTCTAACCTTATCTGTTTCAATATATTGACAATTACCACTACTGCCACTTGATAAGGAGCAAAATTTCATACCCAATATGATTCCCTCCAATAAATTTTAATATATATAAAACTTACACATATTAATATTTTATCACAAAATTAATTTTAAAAAAACAAATTAAAAAGAAGAACTCGTAGGTTCTTCCTAATAATCATCTATAAACACCTTATACCCATCTTGAAATTGAATTCTCCAAGCTGGAATTGCTTTTCCTTGTATAGTCTCTTCAGGTTCTTCTAAGTAATCATGTTTTTGAGGATCAAAATAATAGCACAAAGAAATATTTGTAATGGTTTTCCCATATATTTCTTCTATATCCAATAAAGCCAATAAAGCTTTTGGTGCTGTACTTATATATATTTCTGTTTCACCTAAATCTTCAACTATAA
This portion of the Keratinibaculum paraultunense genome encodes:
- the htrA gene encoding serine protease HtrA, producing MYYERPPKKRGFFSYFIVALIAAIVGGIISAYIAPTYLYGKVLPVPGNYDGKAPYNTGQQINITPSDDISSVEAVAKKAMSSVVGITTVQVQRELIWEWEVEGVGSGIIVNPNGYILTNSHVVGDGKAKKISVLFENGDMLPGKLLWYDKALDLAVVKVEATGLPVADLGDSDSLEVGQLAVAIGNPLGLDFQRTVTAGIISGLNRSIRVDEYNIIDNLIQTDASINPGNSGGPLLNNKGEVIGINTVKIKSSAAEGLGFAIPINVVKPIIEQIVEEGDFKIVYLGVAGIEVERYERQIGVELSVDKGVILLEIDANSPADKAGLRPGDILVKMDNQEIESMNQLKKMLYKYKKGDKANLTIIRNGKEMSVSVVFNQMK
- a CDS encoding MBL fold metallo-hydrolase, which codes for MKFCSLSSGSSGNCQYIETDKVRILIDAGFSGRKVEDLLSSIGVCPSTIDCIFVTHEHMDHIKGVGVLSRRYDIPIFANEGTWINMSSKIGEIDNKNIKIIHTDKDFEIADLGVHPFKIFHDACDPVGYIFFYKNIKITIMTDTGWVNNEMKNIIKGSSLYLLESNHDVNMLKYGKYPWYLKKRILSTKGHLSNDDAGRVLSQVLLGNGEIILLAHLSQENNIPYLAHETVGSFVKDCGINIHKDITLDLTYRDRATKVYSL